One window of the Salvia splendens isolate huo1 chromosome 1, SspV2, whole genome shotgun sequence genome contains the following:
- the LOC121806227 gene encoding E3 ubiquitin-protein ligase WAV3-like, whose protein sequence is MGGSKWMKARIALGLKLNSCLYVPRTVEESQPLPPPRSSGDESLSPADHRVQMPTTPTPSSSGLRLPKQSSKSSKKICAICLGTMKPGHGHAIFTAECSHSFHFHCIASNVKHGRQSCPVCRAKWKDVPFQSPDKSHVGDRINNVPWPQDESLMRLVRRIPSPRMDNNRNVCSLFHVVEPDVFDDDDEICGDFPRGTTNRSFSKHTDDNRFAGAVEVKTYPEVSAVIKSKSYDDFSVLIHLKAPSATTMQHSETDRAGSRAPVDLVTMLDVSGSMAGTKLALLKRAMGFVIQNLGPSDRLSVIAFSSTARRLFPLRRMNHTGKHEALQAVNSLSSNGGTNIADCLRKGAKVMSERKCKNPVSSIILLSDGQDTYTTTSPTGGNARSDQQSLLPASMHRNNASGLHIPVHAFGFGSDHDAISMHAISETSGGTFSFIEAENAIQDAFAQCIGGLLSVVVQELRVEIECVDPMLQLTSIKSGSYKNIQASHKRKGTIEVGDLYAEEERDFLVTTDIPTTQSSSHEMPLIKVKCVYKHPISKNLVTLDSANEVTIQRPAVAGSVVVSIEVDKQRNRLQSAEAMAEARSAAEEGDLASAVAILENCRKQLSESASARAGDRLCVALDAELREMQERMSNRQTYETSGRAYVLSGLSSHSWQRATVRGDSTDSWSVVHAYQTPSMVDMVNLSQTMILGNPSPRPTIRPTRSFPARQQHPS, encoded by the exons ATGGGCGGTAGCAAATGGATGAAAGCCAGGATTGCGCTAGGGTTGAAGTTGAATTCGTGCCTCTACGTTCCAAGAACGGTTGAGGAGTCTcagccgctgccgccgccgagGTCTTCCGGTGATGAATCATTGTCTCCGGCGGATCACCGAGTGCAAATGCCTACTACGCCCACGCCGTCTTCTTCCGGCCTCCGCTTGCCCAAGCAATCCTCCAAATCTTCGAAG AAGATTTGTGCAATATGCTTGGGAACCATGAAACCTGGTCATGGCCATGCGATTTTCACTGCAGAGTGCTCGCACTCGTTTCATTTTCATTGTATCGCATCCAATGTGAAGCATGGAAGACAAAGTTGTCCCGTTTGCCGTGCAAAATGGAAAGATGTGCCCTTCCAGAGTCCTGATAAATCCCATGTGGGAGATAGGATAAACAATGTGCCCTGGCCTCAGGATGAGTCCTTGATGCGGTTAGTGAGACGGATCCCTTCTCCACGAATGGATAACAATCGGAACGTTTGTTCTCTGTTTCATGTTGTGGAACCTGATGtctttgatgatgatgatgaaattTGTGGTGACTTTCCCCGTGGCACCACCAATAGGTCATTCAGTAAGCACACTGATGACAACCGTTTTGCTGGAGCAGTTGAAGTTAAAACGTATCCAGAAGTTTCTGCtgttataaaatcaaaatcatatGACGATTTTTCTGTCCTAATTCATCTGAAAGCGCCTAGTGCCACGACAATGCAACATTCTGAGACCGATAGAGCAGGTTCTCGAGCTCCTGTTGATCTTGTCACAATGCTTGATGTCAGTGGCAGCATGGCTGGCACCAAGCTCGCTCTGCTTAAACGAGCAATGGGGTTCGTTATCCAAAACTTAGGTCCTTCGGATCGGCTATCCGTGATCGCCTTCTCCTCAACAGCACGTCGTCTCTTTCCTCTCCGTAGAATGAATCACACTGGAAAGCATGAAGCACTGCAAGCAGTCAACTCCCTAAGCTCAAATGGAGGGACGAACATTGCTGATTGCCTCAGGAAGGGCGCCAAGGTGATGAGTGAGCGCAAGTGTAAAAATCCGGTCAGCAGCATCATACTGTTATCCGATGGCCAAGACACGTACACCACCACCTCTCCTACTGGTGGCAACGCCCGCTCTGATCAGCAGTCGTTACTCCCAGCCTCCATGCACAGAAATAATGCCTCTGGTCTTCATATTCCTGTGCATGCATTCGGATTCGGCTCAGATCATGATGCAATTTCGATGCATGCAATCTCTGAAACTTCTGGTGGAACATTTTCTTTTATAGAGGCGGAGAACGCGATTCAGGACGCCTTTGCACAGTGCATCGGGGGTCTCCTAAGCGTCGTTGTACAGGAATTAAGAGTGGAGATCGAGTGCGTTGATCCAATGCTACAACTCACCAGTATAAAATCCGGAAGCTACAAGAACATTCAGGCATCTCACAAAAGAAAAGGCACAATTGAGGTTGGAGATCTGTATGCTGAAGAAGAAAGGGATTTTCTAGTGACAACTGATATCCCAACCACTCAATCCAGCAGCCATGAGATGCCACTCATCAAAGTGAAATGCGTGTACAAGCATCCCATCTCTAAGAATCTAGTCACACTAGATTCTGCAAATGAGGTCACCATCCAACGGCCCGCTGTAGCTGGATCAGTGGTGGTGTCAATTGAAGTGGACAAGCAGCGAAACAGGCTCCAATCTGCTGAAGCCATGGCAGAAGCTAGATCTGCGGCAGAGGAAGGTGATCTAGCTTCAGCCGTCGCCATCCTAGAAAACTGCCGTAAACAGCTCTCAGAGTCCGCATCAGCACGAGCCGGTGACAGATTATGCGTTGCACTGGATGCTGAGTTGAGGGAAATGCAAGAAAGGATGTCGAACAGACAGACGTACGAAACATCGGGAAGAGCCTACGTTCTGTCAGGACTGAGCTCGCATTCTTGGCAGAGGGCAACTGTGAGAGGCGACTCCACCGACAGCTGGAGTGTCGTGCACGCATACCAGACACCATCTATGGTGGACATGGTGAACTTGTCCCAGACCATGATCCTAGGTAACCCGTCGCCTCGGCCGACAATCAGGCCAACCAGATCCTTCCCTGCAAGGCAGCAGCATCCCAGCTGa
- the LOC121806233 gene encoding receptor-like serine/threonine-protein kinase NCRK: MGRRVEISLLCFIILLWFQQTLSDGPATNSDTNKWTCTCSIAREQILAFVLENCSSSCDCIPAARGSDENRWTCICSAGGLPRLVGEKNGSSCFTACNCNAGTLSELEPSKKRFPVKVVFIVLLVCLVLAAIGLAALMLCHVYRKDKHPVQWDSSSSDRLTSCNSAVNLISHGSSPMPVYKGYLDSSAKPFMGCIPKNPFLLRSGTKALHGTIIQFSYSELENATNRFSDTNLVGVGGCSHVYRGNLKDSRTVAVKRMKSEGGSDAEHVFLAEIQLIARLHHCHVVPLLGYCLEHQGKNVERLLVFEYIPNGNLRECLDGELGQCLGWNTRVSIALGAARGLEYLHDAAAPRILHRDVKSTNILLDERWRAKITDLGMAKHLQNDGILSCSSSPARMEGTFGYFAPEYAIVGRASLKSDVFSFGVVLLEIITGRKPIHKASNKEAESLVIWATARLHDSKRVIHELPDPRLQGKFEEEEMQVMAYLAKECLLLDPDSRPTMSEVVQILSTIAPNRSKRNNLPLCAFQCGVTSENPEMSDGDLHDASSSLTEEIKQITSEIIRNEKEADALPSDVEKLMFFTAKRQSSQGIQDDEVVVDLTEGEKEAYALPSDVEKLMFHTSKRRSSRGLRGDDVAVDLTEPRLESFCLANIESHVLKISYTGT; the protein is encoded by the exons ATGGGGCGTCGGGTGGAAATTTCACTTCTTTGTTTCATTATCTTGCTCTGGTTTCAGCAGACTCTTTCTG ATGGGCCGGCAACAAATTCCGACACAAACAAGTGGACATGCACGTGTTCTATTGCGCGGGAACAAATCTTGGCCTTTGTCCTGGAAAACTGCTCTTCTTCATGTGATTGTATCCCTG CTGCTAGAGGATCAGATGAAAATAGATGGACTTGCATTTGCAGTGCTGGTGGGTTACCTAGGTTAGTAGGTGAAAAAAATGGAAGCAGCTGTTTTACGGCGTGTAATTGTAATGCTG GGACCTTATCCGAGTTAGAGCCTTCAAAGAAACGGTTTCCAGTCAAAGTTGTTTTCATAGTTCTGTTGGTCTGTCTTGTCCTGGCGGCTATTGGATTGGCTGCTCTAATGTTATGTCATGTCTATAGAAAGGACAAACATCCAGTTCAATGGGATTCATCTTCATCAGATAGACTAACAAGTTGTAACAGTGCTGTAAACTTGATAAGCCATGGTTCTTCTCCTATGCCAGTATACAAAGGATATCTAGATTCCTCTGCCAAACCTTTTATGG GATGCATTCCCAAGAATCCATTCCTGTTGAGAAGCGGAACAAAGGCACTACATGGAACAATAATACAGTTCTCATATTCTGAGTTGGAAAATGCAACAAACAGATTTTCTGATACTAATTTGGTCGGAGTTGGAGGATGCAGCCATGTCTACCGTGGTAATCTCAAAGACAGTAGAACGGTTGCAGTCAAAAGAATGAAATCAGAAGGTGGCTCGGATGCAGAACATGTTTTCCTGGCTGAG ATACAACTAATTGCAAGACTTCACCACTGTCATGTGGTTCCTTTGCTTGGATACTGTTTGGAACACCAAGGGAAGAATGTTGAGAGGCTACTGGTATTCGAGTATATTCCCAATGGTAATCTCAGGGAATGTCTCGATGGGGAACTAGGCCAATGTTTGGGCTGGAATACTCGAGTTTCAATAGCTCTTGGAGCTGCACGAGGTTTGGAGTATCTCCATGATGCTGCTGCACCTAGAATACTGCACAGAGATGTCAAATCCACCAACATCCTCCTAGATGAAAGATGGAGAGCCAAG ATTACTGATCTTGGCATGGCTAAACACCTTCAGAATGATGGCATTCTCAGCTGTTCCAGTTCTCCAGCTAGAATGGAAGGGACCTTCGGTTACTTTGCACCAGAGTATGCAATTGTTGGACGAGCTTCTCTGAAGTCTGATGTTTTCAGTTTTGGTGTAGTTCTCCTTGAAATCATCACTGGTCGAAAGCCTATCCACAAGGCATCGAACAAAGAGGCAGAAAGTCTCGTGATATGG GCAACAGCTCGTCTGCATGACAGTAAGAGAGTGATACATGAGTTGCCAGACCCGCGTCTCCAAGGCAagtttgaagaagaagagatgcaGGTAATGGCCTACTTAGCAAAGGAGTGCCTGCTGTTGGATCCCGATTCTCGACCAACCATGAGCGAAGTGGTCCAGATTCTTTCGACTATCGCTCCAAACAGATCAAAACGGAATAACCTGCCACTGTGTGCTTTCCAG TGTGGAGTGACGAGTGAGAATCCAGAGATGAGTGATGGAGATCTTCACGACGCATCCTCCTCTTTGACAGAAGAGATCAAGCAAATCACTTCTGAGATCATCAGGAATGAGAAGGAAGCAGATGCTTTGCCATCCGACGTGGAGAAGCTGATGTTCTTCACCGCAAAGAGACAAAGCTCGCAGGGCATACAAGACGATGAAGTGGTGGTGGATTTAACGGAGGGTGAGAAGGAAGCATATGCTTTGCCATCCGATGTGGAGAAGCTGATGTTCCACACCTCAAAGAGACGAAGCTCGCGGGGCCTACGAGGTGACGACGTGGCGGTGGATTTAACAGAGCCACGGTTGGAGTCATTCTGCTTGGCAAACATTGAGTCCCATGTTCTCAAGATTTCATACACAGGTACATAA